CGCCCTTCAATCAGCCTCCATCTCTGCCACCGCCCGCTTGACGCTCGACTCGTCGATGATGCCTTTTTTCTCCAGGAATCCGGCGATGAGAGCTTGAACGCTCAAGTTGTTGATTCGCCTCGGAATACCGGCGGACGACGAGTGAATAAGAGAGATGGCGTCGTCGGAGAATACGGGGTCGGAGCGTCCG
This window of the Actinomycetota bacterium genome carries:
- a CDS encoding AAA family ATPase; the protein is GRSDPVFSDDAISLIHSSSAGIPRRINNLSVQALIAGFLEKKGIIDESSVKRAVAEMEAD